From the Comamonas odontotermitis genome, one window contains:
- the atpD gene encoding F0F1 ATP synthase subunit beta yields the protein MAQVQGKIVQCIGAVVDVEFPHGQVPNVFDALKLEGTALTLEVQQQLGDGVVRTIALGSSDGLKRGLMVTNTGKAITVPVGKATLGRIMDVLGNPIDERGPVDQTLTASIHRKAPAYDELSPSQELLETGIKVIDLVCPFAKGGKVGLFGGAGVGKTVNMMELINNIAKAHSGLSVFAGVGERTREGNDFYHEMSDAGVVNQESLNDSKVAMVYGQMNEPPGNRLRVALTGLTMAEAFRDEGKDVLFFVDNIYRYTLAGTEVSALLGRMPSAVGYQPTLAEEMGRLQERITSTKVGSITSIQAVYVPADDLTDPSPATTFAHLDSTVVLSRDIASLGIYPAVDPLDSTSRQLDPQVVGEEHYAVARQVQGTLQRYKELRDIIAILGMDELAPEDKLVVARARKIQRFLSQPFHVAEVFTGAPGKYVPLSETIRGFKMIVNGECDHLPEQAFYMVGTIDEAIEKAKKI from the coding sequence ATGGCTCAAGTACAAGGCAAGATTGTTCAATGTATCGGCGCTGTGGTGGACGTTGAGTTCCCACACGGCCAGGTACCTAACGTGTTTGACGCACTCAAGCTCGAAGGCACTGCCCTGACGCTGGAAGTGCAGCAACAGCTGGGCGACGGCGTGGTGCGTACCATTGCACTGGGCTCGTCGGACGGTCTCAAGCGCGGCCTGATGGTGACCAACACCGGCAAGGCGATTACCGTGCCCGTGGGCAAGGCAACGCTGGGCCGCATCATGGACGTGCTGGGTAACCCCATCGACGAGCGCGGCCCTGTGGACCAGACGCTGACTGCTTCCATCCACCGCAAGGCTCCTGCATACGACGAACTGTCGCCTTCGCAGGAACTGCTGGAAACCGGCATCAAGGTGATTGACCTGGTGTGCCCGTTTGCAAAGGGCGGCAAGGTGGGTCTGTTCGGTGGCGCCGGTGTGGGCAAGACCGTGAACATGATGGAACTCATCAACAACATCGCCAAGGCGCACAGCGGTCTGTCCGTGTTCGCCGGTGTGGGTGAGCGTACCCGTGAAGGTAACGACTTCTACCACGAAATGTCGGACGCCGGTGTGGTGAATCAAGAGTCGCTGAATGACTCGAAGGTGGCCATGGTGTACGGCCAGATGAACGAGCCACCAGGCAACCGTCTGCGTGTGGCGCTGACCGGCCTGACCATGGCTGAAGCGTTCCGTGACGAAGGCAAGGACGTGCTGTTCTTCGTGGACAACATCTACCGCTACACCCTGGCCGGTACCGAAGTGTCGGCGCTGCTGGGCCGTATGCCTTCCGCCGTGGGCTACCAGCCTACGCTGGCCGAAGAAATGGGCCGTCTGCAAGAGCGTATCACCTCGACCAAGGTCGGCTCGATCACCTCGATCCAGGCTGTGTACGTGCCAGCTGACGACTTGACCGATCCGTCGCCTGCCACCACCTTTGCTCACTTGGACTCCACCGTCGTGCTGTCCCGTGACATCGCATCGCTGGGTATCTACCCCGCCGTGGACCCACTGGACTCGACCAGCCGCCAGCTGGACCCCCAAGTGGTGGGTGAAGAGCACTACGCCGTGGCCCGCCAGGTGCAGGGCACGCTGCAGCGCTACAAGGAACTGCGTGACATCATCGCGATTCTGGGTATGGACGAACTGGCTCCCGAAGACAAGCTCGTCGTGGCCCGCGCCCGCAAGATCCAGCGTTTCCTGTCGCAGCCTTTCCACGTGGCCGAAGTGTTCACGGGCGCTCCAGGCAAGTACGTTCCGCTGTCGGAAACCATCCGCGGCTTCAAGATGATCGTGAACGGCGAGTGCGACCACTTGCCAGAGCAGGCCTTCTACATGGTTGGCACGATCGACGAAGCCATCGAGAAGGCGAAGAAGATCTAA
- a CDS encoding F0F1 ATP synthase subunit epsilon, producing MNTFHVDVVSAEESIFSGEARFVALPGEMGELGIYPRHTPLITRIKPGSVRIEKTDGAEEFIFVAGGILEVQPDRVTVLSDTAVRGKDLDEQKAVEAKQKAEEAVKNAKGELDLAKAQSELAVMAAQIAALQKYRKKR from the coding sequence ATGAACACCTTCCACGTTGATGTGGTCAGTGCTGAAGAATCCATCTTCTCTGGCGAAGCCCGCTTTGTGGCGCTGCCTGGTGAAATGGGCGAACTCGGTATCTATCCCCGCCACACGCCGTTGATCACCCGCATCAAGCCGGGATCGGTGCGCATTGAGAAGACCGACGGTGCCGAAGAGTTCATCTTCGTGGCCGGTGGCATTCTGGAAGTGCAACCTGATCGCGTGACCGTTCTGTCCGATACCGCTGTGCGCGGCAAGGATCTGGACGAGCAAAAGGCGGTTGAAGCCAAGCAAAAGGCCGAAGAAGCCGTCAAGAACGCCAAGGGCGAACTCGACCTGGCCAAGGCCCAATCTGAGCTGGCCGTCATGGCAGCACAGATTGCTGCACTGCAAAAGTACCGCAAGAAGCGTTGA
- a CDS encoding TPM domain-containing protein, with amino-acid sequence MGNWLQRLGRQLRHRILDRDASYALPQAARERIAHAIAASEARHTGQIRVYVETALPWSYIRRDASARERAVMEFSKQRVWDTEHNNGVLIYLLLTEHAIEIVADRAVARHVDTAQWGRVIAGLAEDLRSGLYEEALKKAITQVSQLLERDFPRQSAAADNELPDIPIVR; translated from the coding sequence ATGGGAAATTGGCTTCAGCGTCTTGGCCGCCAGTTGCGCCACCGCATTCTGGACCGTGATGCCTCCTATGCTTTGCCGCAGGCGGCACGCGAGCGCATTGCGCATGCCATTGCAGCATCAGAGGCTAGGCATACGGGCCAGATTCGCGTGTATGTCGAGACCGCTCTGCCCTGGAGCTATATTCGCCGCGACGCGTCGGCGCGCGAGCGGGCTGTGATGGAGTTCAGCAAGCAACGCGTATGGGACACCGAGCACAACAACGGCGTATTGATTTATCTGCTGCTCACCGAGCACGCCATCGAGATCGTCGCAGATCGGGCCGTTGCACGCCATGTGGACACCGCCCAGTGGGGCCGCGTCATTGCAGGGTTGGCAGAGGATCTGCGCAGCGGTCTGTACGAAGAGGCCCTGAAAAAGGCTATCACCCAAGTGTCGCAATTGCTGGAGCGTGATTTTCCTCGCCAATCTGCAGCGGCAGACAATGAACTGCCAGATATTCCCATTGTCCGTTGA